A window from Chlamydia gallinacea 08-1274/3 encodes these proteins:
- a CDS encoding thioredoxin domain-containing protein, producing the protein MSQPLYTNKLINEKSPYLLLYAHTPVNWYPWGSEAFDLAKSQDKPIFLSIGCAHSRGCRVMLQESFVNPEVAAMLNEYFVNVKIDKEELPHVAHLYFDLAQLLSVSGEGQSISSWPLNVFLTPDLLPFFSVNYLSAEEKLGMPSFSQMIEKLYAMWKDCEEREVLVRQAHKVMEIASFIEKCFKKELLEEQVLLQTVSAIYHDIDPHYGGIKSFPKTPPYLLIQFLLRYSIEYQDSRSLFFVDRSLQMMAKGGIFDHLGGGFYCYTIDDKWLIPCFEKQLIDNAFLLLDYLDAGVCLKNPQYLEIAKQILHYMLSALYYPDVGAFYTSEHGESWGASGKCLAWSGEEIREILGERADLFCEYYGISREGFCNGKNILHIPDHINLEEIAEKYHCSVEEFFEILDCLKDKLRLHRETKLQLFKDDQCLAFHNGWMIHALVIAGRTLGENHYISIAMKCGEFIRNHLCVKTTLLRRWREGEAKYSAGLEDYGAVILGFLSLYEVGCGAKWLVYAEELMKEVLIFFRSESGGFYTTDGRDSYLLFQQESLSDGESISGSALICQTLIKLHMLTEKKHYLTYAEDTLQLAQARWHTHKFSSMGSLIAAQTYFSRNHKKILISLAHEEDRRIILSYFSGRFLPYVSLVWMKQGERELLERLLPEHEHSLIPKEGQKLSIVCVIEPEVGRKFSNLEDFYNYLKEYTL; encoded by the coding sequence ACTTCTTTATGCTCATACGCCGGTGAATTGGTATCCGTGGGGTAGTGAGGCTTTTGATTTAGCAAAATCTCAAGATAAACCTATCTTTCTTTCTATAGGGTGCGCTCATTCTCGGGGGTGCCGTGTTATGCTTCAGGAGAGTTTTGTAAATCCTGAAGTGGCAGCCATGCTCAATGAATATTTTGTTAATGTTAAAATAGATAAGGAAGAGTTGCCCCATGTAGCTCATCTCTATTTTGATCTCGCTCAGTTGCTTTCTGTATCGGGAGAAGGACAGAGCATTTCTTCCTGGCCTTTGAATGTATTTTTAACCCCGGATTTGCTTCCCTTTTTTTCTGTGAATTATTTAAGTGCTGAAGAGAAGTTAGGCATGCCTTCATTTTCTCAAATGATAGAAAAGTTATATGCCATGTGGAAAGACTGTGAAGAGAGAGAGGTTCTTGTCCGTCAGGCTCATAAGGTTATGGAAATCGCCTCTTTTATAGAGAAGTGTTTTAAAAAAGAACTCCTAGAAGAGCAGGTCCTTTTGCAAACGGTATCTGCAATTTATCATGATATTGATCCTCATTACGGAGGAATCAAATCTTTTCCTAAAACCCCGCCTTACTTACTCATTCAATTCTTATTACGTTACAGCATAGAATATCAAGATAGTCGTAGTCTGTTTTTTGTGGATCGTTCATTGCAGATGATGGCTAAGGGAGGGATTTTTGATCATCTAGGAGGAGGTTTTTATTGCTATACTATAGATGATAAATGGTTAATTCCTTGTTTTGAAAAACAACTCATAGACAATGCGTTTTTACTGTTAGACTATCTTGATGCTGGAGTCTGTTTAAAAAATCCTCAGTACCTAGAGATTGCAAAACAGATACTTCATTACATGTTATCAGCACTGTACTATCCCGATGTGGGGGCTTTCTATACTTCAGAACACGGGGAATCTTGGGGAGCCTCAGGGAAGTGCTTAGCCTGGTCAGGAGAGGAAATTCGTGAGATTTTAGGAGAAAGAGCAGATTTATTTTGTGAGTATTATGGCATTTCTCGAGAAGGATTTTGCAATGGGAAGAATATCCTCCATATTCCTGACCATATTAACTTAGAAGAAATTGCAGAGAAATATCATTGCTCAGTTGAAGAATTTTTTGAGATTTTAGATTGCCTAAAAGATAAGTTACGTTTGCATAGAGAAACAAAGCTACAATTATTTAAAGATGACCAATGTTTGGCTTTTCATAACGGATGGATGATTCATGCTCTTGTGATTGCAGGGAGAACTTTAGGAGAGAATCATTATATTTCTATAGCTATGAAGTGTGGTGAGTTTATTCGTAATCATTTGTGTGTGAAGACGACATTATTACGCAGATGGAGGGAAGGAGAAGCAAAATATTCTGCAGGACTGGAAGATTATGGTGCTGTTATTTTAGGGTTCCTTTCCCTATACGAAGTTGGATGTGGCGCGAAATGGCTAGTATATGCTGAGGAGCTCATGAAGGAGGTTCTCATTTTTTTCCGTTCGGAGAGCGGGGGATTTTATACTACAGATGGACGTGATTCCTATTTGCTTTTTCAGCAAGAGAGCTTATCCGATGGGGAAAGTATTTCCGGAAGTGCTTTGATTTGTCAAACCTTAATCAAGTTACACATGCTTACGGAAAAGAAACACTATCTAACCTATGCTGAAGATACATTACAGTTAGCTCAGGCCCGATGGCATACGCATAAATTTTCGTCTATGGGAAGCTTAATTGCTGCTCAGACTTATTTTTCTCGTAACCACAAAAAAATTCTTATTTCTCTTGCTCATGAAGAAGATCGTAGAATCATTTTATCTTATTTTTCTGGTCGCTTTCTTCCTTATGTATCTTTAGTGTGGATGAAACAAGGTGAGAGAGAATTATTAGAACGTCTTCTTCCGGAACATGAACATTCGTTAATCCCCAAGGAGGGCCAGAAGTTATCTATTGTTTGTGTCATTGAACCGGAAGTAGGAAGGAAATTTTCGAATCTAGAAGATTTTTATAACTATTTGAAAGAATATACTTTATAA